Within Spodoptera frugiperda isolate SF20-4 chromosome 22, AGI-APGP_CSIRO_Sfru_2.0, whole genome shotgun sequence, the genomic segment TGTTAACAACATACAATACGTGGTGGGGAGAAGTGATACGCTGTCTCTCTCTAACGCACACCTTTTGTGTTTTGCTATCTCACTTTTTcactattgtatattttgtcctTATCTAACGCATCAATTGCTGTGTAGTCATATGTGGCTATCTCTTTCTGACTTATATTGTTAAAgaagttattacaaataaattgaccaGTAGAATAAGGTATGATGAAAACAAGATTAAATTGGTTTTCGTtcattaatgcaataaaatgctCAGAAGCTTTTTGAAGCCTTCAGTTCCATATACAGACAGAATGTATGTTGGGATGTACAGATTCCCATATTTAGAGAGACGAGAGAGCGCTGCTCTTAAGTTTCATTTACATAGCCGTGTATTATATTGTCTAGTCCCATCACGCCACATATCCATCGCAGCATCCTCATCTCTGCTGTAGGCAAACTTCTTTCACCCGCCTTTCTCATGGCCCAGCACCCGAATCCATATAGATCGACAGGTGTGACCACTCAATTGTAAAGGACATATTTTAACGAATTGTTAAATGGAACTCAATGGAACAGACATTCAAAGAAATAGTCAATGTGGTATTCCAAGATTAAATTAAGGTTAGAGGAGGTTAGCCAGTTCGCTAGGATCAAATGCTTTTTCGGGATCGATAAATTTcgtaatacatttatgtaccttTTACCTAAATCTACTGTTCTACAATTTCTGCCGTCAAAGCATTAATAACGTCCagtgttgaattattatttccaatataatataagtttgaaattgctaatccgcctaAAGCAAGCGTGGTATTTTATAATGCTCAAACGTTTCCTGGAAGAGAACGCGTTAGGTAAGCGATAAGGTCGGCTATCGTAACCTAAAGACTAAGCCTACTGACGCGACGtcacgtaggctgcgcgacgttaccgcgtatgcgcacgctgcttatcttagattcgaaactagtagagctttactcagtatatttacgtgagtaatgtTCAAAAGTTTCCTTACAAACCAGACagaaaacgaaatctaattctatagatatttatttttttgcaaataggttacaagatgacactttttcacgtcaatctcttaaataactagatgagactgGCCAAAACTAACTCAGACGTTCAAATAAACCGTGACCGAAAACCGTGCAAAcggattctgtagtggtctttagaggaaataCAACAACTGTATGACCGCACctattcagatggcagcacgcatgtgtcagtgtACTAATTTCgggagagcactatttacatgacaaCTGACTCATTTTCTACGTTTGGGTTTAAATGGTAAAGAGGTattatcagcaaacagtacaatTCCATGGTTACCTCTTACAAGATAAGGTGaatcactataatataaataagaaataaaaatgggcCGAGatttgacccctgcggaacacccaccTTAACAATAGACCCGGCGGAAATTTTTCCGTTAAtttcgactctctgaatcctatcagagtatgagataagtaggtccagagagttgcctcgtattccataatgggatagcttcctgatcagtgtatCATGAGGGACACACagtcgaacgccttggataagtcacaaaaattacccaatgcgtcgcctgatattttgtaattggaTATCATTTTGCGAAAATGACATTGTGAGCGGATACCACGTTGGAATGTCTAGTCAGGTATACATACAACAATTATCGCTTCTGTTTCCAAGAAACTACCAAATCGATCATTGTTTAACAAATAGGTACCACAATATATAAGACTTGGTCTACACCTTATCTACTTTCCCACGCTTCCCTACGTACTAACAATACACCCCGGCTTCATACGGGCGCTATATTCTCGGAAATTATGGTGAAACAGGGGTGTAAGTGCGTCCACTGTCTTGTCTATAGaattagatttcgttttctttttggtttGTGAGGAAACTTTGGAACAAGGCTTTGGTAATGCTCGTGATGGCAAACAAGTGTAAACAAGTCTAAACTACAGTCTATTTCGTCAGATTTTACTACACCGTAGTATcacctgctacgccgtagcatcgTGTGGtacgaattaaaaataaccttttctaTAATATACGATAAGACTAATGCTAATAGTTGTTTATGAGTCTATTATGAAGTGAAACTTACAGAATGTTGAATTTGTATTCCTTAGCTGTGTCAGGAATAAGgggttttatagaaaatatcgaatttgaagttatcaaaaattattttattcattgattattattacattacattaaagtataattattttacaactatttaatacatttcataagtaatataaacaacatttataacatttttggtttaagtaacaatttcatttgtacaattccctaaattaataattatttacatacatacatacaagacaTTCCTACTAACTATAATGTTTGACGCATCGGTCGTCGTGGCCCCAGTATTTGGCGCTGCGCGGTACTTCGGCGACATGGCGTCTTGGGGTCGCCTTGGCTGTTGTTCCGTCTTTCTTTCCATTAATCCTCCCCTTTCGTGATCTCATACTTATGTGCGGCGGGCGGGAGTCGGGTCCTGACCATGTGTCTTCGCTGACTGAGATTGATTCCTTTGAGAGGGCTCTAAGTCTCAATAACCTAGCTCCAACGCCTAATTTTGGCTTTTCTGGGGCCTGAGACACATTTCTTTCGGGGTGACTTTGGAAGATATCCCCCCCTTGTTGGCAGTCATTAGCCTTTATTCTCGTCTCTTCTGTTTGCCGCCAAGAGTTAAGGTCGTATCTTTTCCTTAAGGTATCATCACCTGTCCATGTATCTTGGCTAACTGAGATTGGTTCTTTCTTAGGCTTCGTGTCCTCATTATTACGCAGACTAATCTGAGATATACTTTGACTGACTTCTTCTGCAAGCGCCGCAGCATCTGGTTTATTCTCGTTCTTCTCGGGGCTTTTCTTCCAACATCTATAGCTGGCTTCACTGACATTTTCTTCCGTGGTTGTTACCAGATGAGCGGTGTAAAACTGTTGCAGCGTAGTCGGTAGGGGAAGAAACTTGTTGAGGCAAAGGTCTGCGGAGAGTAGTAGCCACGTTGTGCTGACTGGTGGGGACGAGAGCAGACGGAGACGGATCGAGACCGAGAGCTCGTCCATCTCTTGAGCTACTACGGAGAGTAGCTCGCGACCGTTTTGCATTAACTGTGGACAAAAGAAAGttacatattagtattttaatctgCTTAGCTGTCACAATGTTACTAAACAATGAATGTATGTGTTTGGCaataaaacagcattttttacaaaataataaatgttcgttTGAAACTTACTTGTGCAGCGAGACTGTGATGTGCACGTGTATCATGGGCGGCGAGTAAAGCACGCAAGTATTGCAGTAGTGGCTCAGCTAGAAAGTGAAGCTTGTCGCCGTTACTGAGGCGAGCGTTGGCGAAGTAATCCCCCATCAGATTCGCAGCGTTGACGAGGAACAGCGGATTTGAGCGCTGTAGCACGTCCAGTTCTGTTGAAGAAGATGAcaattatttgatatattccttaagaagtttttacGAAGCTTCGAGCAGAAGTTCAATTCGAGGGGATTGCGGTAAAACCGGGTGAACTGAATTCAAAGGGGTAAATAGATCTTGGGAAAGGGTACTTACTGGAGAAAGTGTCCTGCATGACGACATTAAGGAGGGTTCTACGAAGCAGTGGCTTGTTCTGCTGGCGAGTGAACGAAACACCCACTGCGGCCAGCTTACGCGCCATCACCGGGCACCGCAGGGCCGCCGCGCGGAACGTCGCGAATGCTTGTctagacaaagtaaaataaaattattagtaatatttacgGGACACGATGAGAATAAGATACTAGTAgaagatataatttgaaaaaaaaagaaatagataaatacttacTGCACACGCGAGTCGTCCGGACACATGGATGACATTGTAGTCTCAAACTGTTTCAACTTTATGTTGAATTGGATGCCGTCGTCTTCAGGGGAAAATTGTTCCAACTGTAACAAAGATgagtcaataaattaacaatcatgtccccagttattaattagtaagtaaaataatttaagaaaatataatgttacatacCAAGGCCAATAAGGGATAATATTGTTCATCGACCCGGAGCAAGTCCTTTAAAGCTCCGTCTTCCTCGTCCACCGAGGATTTAGTCTCCGGTGTTTGTGGAGTCTTTACCTCGGGCTCGATGGAGTTGACGGAGTCTCTCCTAGTCTCCCGTTGTTCTTCCATTATCATGGGATCTGTGGGAaaagattaattagattttgtttcgaataggaatttaaaaaaatccttagtaTTTCTACGGGTACATACCGGCCGACTCCACTTCTTCACTCCAGCTAAAACTCTCGAcaaccatgtttattaaatgattacaaaattaatttcaatactgATGCACACTCGGTACACGACTATACAGTGCGATGTCACAAGAGCAACTGGCGAAGTGACGGGTGAACTGCTAGCCTACAACTTGTATTGTGTTAACAACATACAATACGTGGTGGGGAGAAGTGATACGCTGTCTCTCTCTAACGCACACCTTTTGTGTTTTGCTATCTCACTTTTTcactattgtatattttgtcctTATCTAACGCATCAATTGCTATGTGGCTATCTCTTTCTGACTTATATTGTTAAAgaagttattacaaataaattgaccaGTAGAATAAGGTATGATGAAAACAAGATTAAATTGGTTTTCGTtcattaatgcaataaaatgttcAGAAGCTTTTTGAAGCCTTCAGTTCCATATACAGACAGAATGTATGTTGGGATGTACAGATTCCCATATTTAGAGAGACGAGAGAGCGCTGCTCTTAAGTTTCATTTACATAGCCGTGTATTATATTGTCTAGTCCCATCACGCCACATATCCATCGCAGCATCCTCATCTCTGCTGTAGGCAAACTTCTTTCACCCGCCTTTCTCATGGCCCAGCACCCGAATCCATATATAGATCGACAGGTGTGACCACTCATTTGTAAAGGACATATTTTAACGAATTGTTAAATGGAACTCAATGGAACAGGCATTCAAAGAAATAGTCAATGTGGTATTCCGAGATTAAATTAAGGTTAGGAGGTTAGCCAGTTCGCTAGAATCAAATGCTTTTTCGGGGTCGAGGAATTtcataatacatttatgtaccttTTACCTAAATCTACTGTTCTACAATTTCTGCCGGCAAAGCAgcatttataatttctaaaatattagtTTGAAGTTGGTAATCCGCCTAAAGCAAGCGTGGTATTTTATAATGCTCAAACGTTTCCTGGAAGAGAACGCGTTAGGTAACCGATAAGGTCGGCTATCGTAACCTAAAGACTAAGCCTACTGACGCGACGtcacgtaggctgcgcgacgttaccgcgtatgcgcacgctgcttatcttagattcgaaactagtagagctttactcagtatatttacgtgagtaatgtTCAAAAATTAAGGAAACTTTTGaacattactatttatttaaacttttacaaaccagacagaaaacgaaatctaattCTATAGACAAGGCAGTGGGCGCACTAGGCGcctgataaatgatatttatttttttgcaaataagttaCAAGATAACTTTtccacgtcaatctcttaaataactagatgagactgGCCAAAACTAACTCAGACGTTCAAATAAACCGTAACCGAAAACCGTGCAAATGGATTCTATactggtctttagaggaaataCAACAACTGTATGACCGCACctattcagatggcagcacgcatgtgtcagtgtACTATTTtcgagagagcactatttacatgacaaCTGACTCATTTTCTACGTTTGagcttaaataataaagaggtattatcagcaaacagtacaatTCCATGGTTATCCCTTACAAGATAAGgcaaatcattataatataaaaaagaaataaaactgggccgagaattgacccctgcggaacacccatctcAACAACAGATCCAGCGGAAAGCATTCTGTTAATCTGGACTCTCTGAATGCCATCACACAAGTATGAgataagaagatccagagagttgcctcgtattccataatgggatagcttcttGATCAGTAATCCATgagggacacaatcgaacgccttggataagtcacaaaaaatacccaatgcatCGTCTGCAAAAACTGCGTAGATTTGTCATTGTGtgaatttgacattttatgaACTTTACATAGTGAGAGTTTTTCATTTcgagaaacaaatattttgactaGAAATCATTATGCGAATTTGACTTTTTAAGTTGAGGACATTTTGCGATCGGATGTCATGAATATGGTATGCGAATATGGAATTGCTGataccgatgacgtcatcacATTGGAATGTTTAGTCAGGTACTCATACAACAATTATCGCTTCTGTTTCTAAGAAACTACCAAATCGATCATTGTTTAAGAAATACTACAATATATGAGACTTGGACTACACCTTATCTACTTTCCCACGCTTATCTACGTACTAACAATACACCCCGACTTCACGCGTGCGCTATATTCTCGGAAATTATGGTGAAACAGGGGTGTAAGTGCGTCCACTGTCTTGTCTATAGaattagatttcgttttctATCTGGTTTGTGAGGAAACTTTGGAACAAGGCTTTGGTAATGCTCGTGATGTCAAACAAGTGTAAGTATTAATAGGGAGAtttcataatcatttatttaattcagaccATCGTGTCCATTTAGTTAGTAACAATTTTCTTATAGACTAGTGTTAGTAATATAcagaaacatattataaaagaaaaataaaaacaagataagTAAAGTAAACACAACAATCACCGCCGCGCCACCCCATGACAAATGGCGCTGCAGTGATTGATGTAACTGCAATCCAGACGACTAGCGATCATGCTAAGGATGCTGTTGAGGCATATCTTATACGCATCGTAGTGTAAAAGCAGTCGACGCGATGTTCAGCAAACATCCCTGACGCACTACAGAATCGCCGCAGCCCCATCAGCACCCTGAACGCATTATTAAATTGAACTCTGAGAGCACCGAACGACTTTTGGGTATAGTCAGCCCACAGGCTGCACGTGTAGAATGACGTACAGTAAGATCTAAAAAGTGTAATTTTTACTTCTGTCGAACACCGTGCAAACCTGCGGGCCACCATGTTCGCCCGCACCGCCAGCGCCCTCCGTTCCCTCTCGATGTCCTCATTGTCCTTGAGGTCAGAGGTAAGCATGTGTCCTAGATATTTGAATTTAGACACCCTACGCAAGGCTGTACCATTAAGCATGATGTTAGGAAACACGTCACCTGTACTATTTCCTCTGGCCTCAAAGACCATGACCTCACTTTTGAGTGGATTGTATTTTAAACCATGTCGCTTGGCATATGCCTCACAAATGGCCAGTAGTTTTTTAATACCACATACCGATGCACTCAGTAGCACCATGTCATCAGCATAGCTTATGTTATTTACACTAATCCCATCTATGTGGCAACCTACCCGTGTGCTACTGAGTGCCACAATTAAATCGTTCATATACAGGTTGAATAGGGTTGGAGAGGACAATCCCCCCTGCCTCACCCCACACTCCAACCTGTACAATTGCGACATGCTTCCCGACCACCGCACGCCATTGACCTGATTATCGTACCAGTACTTACAGATGTTGATGAGTTCCGGTGGTAGACTAGTGTTTAGAAGCTTTTCCCATAGGATATCATAGGAAACCAGGTCAAAGGCCCTCGAAAGATCAAGAAAGCATGCGTGAACCGGAGTATGACGTTTGGTATAGTAATTGACAGCATGTTTGACACACAGAACTGCAGTTTCAGTGGAAAGTTTGCTCCGGAAGCCGAACTGATTATCATGGAGCTCAATGTGCTTGGTCAGCTGTGTATTTAACATGCTGTCAAACACCTTCGATACCACTGTTGCAAGAGAGATAGGTCTATATATCTGATAGATCAGCTGTCCTATTTTTAACTATAGGTATAACAATTGTTTTAATCATCTCTTCAGGCAGATATGAGTGGCTCAGACAAAGGTTAAACAACATAGCCAGCAACCTCGGCAAGTGGGGTCCAGCATGTTGTAGGTGTTCAATGCTTAACCCGTCATGGCCGGGAGATTTACCTCTAGTCATTGACTTGATTATTAACCTCATGTCTCTGGTGGTACACCTAAAACCCATTTTTACACCGTTCTTAACATTGATCACCGACTGCGAGGACCCCAATGGCGATTTAACAGTAAAATGTTGACGGAACAGATCTGCTATTTCCCCGGCATCGCTTACGCCGTCGATTTTTCGAGTGGTGAGAGGCCAAGATATCCATTTTCACCTGTTCTTCATGGTTCTGACACCATCTCAATCGGTTCTGAAAGATTTTTCTGGCCTCGCACATCTCGTTATAAAGATTTAATTCATAGCAAACTACAGTCTATTTCGTCagatgctacgccgtagtatcacctgctacggcgtagcatcaTGGGCTACGAATTTAATTAGACTAATGCTAagttcatattcatttatttgtttgttttgacgttcaaaagtgccttcctggtctaattgaaataaataattttgactttgactttaagtaAGTAGTTGTTTATAAATTTGAGTGATTTTGTTATGAGGTGAAACTACAGAAAGTTGAATTGGTATTCCTTAGCTGTGTCAGGGATCAGGGATGTTATAAGAAAAATCGAATTTGAAGTtactaacaattattttattaattgattattacaagaatattttagaaatatttaaaacatttaacaaataatatacacaaaaattataacattaaattacaatttcatttgGACAATtccctaaattaataattatttacagtgCTAGTACATAATAGTGATTCCTACTAACTATAATGGTTGACGCATCGGTCGTCGTGGCCCCAGTATTTGGCGCTGCGCGGTACTTCGGCGACATGGCGTCTTGGGGTCGCCTTGGCTGTTGTTCCGTCTTTCTTTCCAATAATCCTCCCCTTTCGTGATCTCATACTTATGTGCGGCGGGCGGGAGTCGGGTCCCGACCATGTGTCTTCGCTGACTGAGATTGATTCCTTTGAGAGGGCTCTAAGTCTCAATAACCTGGCTCCAGGGCCTAATTTTAGCTTTTCTGGGGCCTGAGACACATTTCTTTCGGGGTGACTTTGGAAGATATCCCCCCCTTGTTGGCAGTCATTAGCCTTTATTCTCGTCTCTTCTGTTTGCCGCCAAGAGTTAAGGTCGTATCTTTTCCTTAAGGTATCATCACCTGTCCATGTATCTTGGCTAACTGAGATTGGTTCTTTCTTAGGCTTCGTGTCCTCATTATTACGCAGACTAATCTGAGATATACTTTGACTGACTTCTTCTGCAAGCGCCGCAGCATCTGGTTTATTCTCGTTCTTCTCGGGGCTTTTCTTCCAACATCTATAGCTGGCTTCACTGACATTTTCTTCCGTGGTTGTTACCAGATGAGCGGTGTAAAACTGTTGCAGCGTAGTCGGTAGGGGAAGAAACTTGTTGAGGCAAAGGTCTGCGGAGAGTAGTAGCCACGTTGTGCTGACTGGTGGGGGCGAGAGCAGACGGAGACGGATCGAGACCGAGAGCTCGTCCATCTCTTGAGCTACTACGGAGAGTAGCTCGCGACCGTTTTGCATTAACTGTGGACAAAAGAAAGttacatattagtattttaatctgCTTAGCTGTCACAATGTTACTAAACAATGAATGTATGTGTTTGGCaataaaacagcattttttacaaaataataaatgttcgttTGAAACTTACTTGTGCAGCGAGACTGTGATGTGCACGTGTATCATGGGCGGCGAGTAAAGCACGCAAGTATTGCAGTAGTGGCTCAGCTAGAAAGTGAAGCTTGTCGCCGTTACTGAGGCGAGCGTTGGCGAAGTAATCCCCCATCAGATTCGCAGCGTTGACGAGGAACAGCGGATTTGAGCGCTGTAGCACGTCCAGTTCTGTTGAAGAAgatgacaattatttatttgatatattccttaagaagtttttacGAAGCTTCGAGCAGAAGTTCAATTCGAGGGGATTGCGGTAAAACCGGGTGAACTGAATTCAAAGGGGTAAATAGATCTTGGGAAAGGGTACTTACTGGAGAAAGTGTCCTGCATGACGACATTAAGGAGGGTTCTACGAAGCAGTGGCTTGTTCTGCTGGCGAGTGAACGAAACACCCACTGCGGCCAGCTTACGCGCCATCACCGGGCACCGCAGGGCCGCCGCGCGGAACGTCGCGAATGCTTGTctagacaaagtaaaataaaattattagtaatatttacgGGACACGATGAGAATAAGATACTAGTAgaagatataatttgaaaaaaaaagaaatagataaatacttacTGCACACGCGAGTCGTCCGGACACATGGATGACATTGTAGTCTCAAACTGTTTCAACTTTATGTTGAATTGGATGCCGTCGTCTTCAGGGGAAAATTGTTCCAACTGTAACAAAGATgagtcaataaattaacaatcatgtccccagttattaattagtaagtaaaataatttaagaaaatataatgttacatacCAAGGCCAATAAGGGATAATATTGTTCATCGACCCGGAGCAAGTCCTTTAAAGCTCCGTCTTCCTCGTCCACCGAGGATTTAGTCTCCGGTGTTTGTGGAGTCTTTACCTCGGGCT encodes:
- the LOC126912129 gene encoding uncharacterized protein LOC126912129 codes for the protein MQNGRELLSVVAQEMDELSVSIRLRLLSSPPVSTTWLLLSADLCLNKFLPLPTTLQQFYTAHLVTTTEENVSEASYRCWKKSPEKNENKPDAAALAEEVSQSISQISLRNNEDTKPKKEPISVSQDTWTGDDTLRKRYDLNSWRQTEETRIKANDCQQGGDIFQSHPERNVSQAPEKPKLGVGARLLRLRALSKESISVSEDTWSGPDSRPPHISMRSRKGRINGKKDGTTAKATPRRHVAEVPRSAKYWGHDDRCVKHYS